In Paraburkholderia caballeronis, the following proteins share a genomic window:
- a CDS encoding autoinducer 2 ABC transporter substrate-binding protein gives MKRNRICAAIAAGALAAAGIGAAYAADNQTIVTVVKVTGINWFNRMDDGVKQFAKDNPGVTAYQTGPGQADAAQQLKIIEDLIAKKVNAIAVVPYDPPTLEPALKKAMDRGIKVVTHEADNAKNTMVDIEAFDNTAYGAGLNERLASCMHGDGKWVALVGSLGSRSQVQWADGGIQNAKAKYPKMQLVEPKLETNNDGERAYEVAKEVLRKHPDLKGFQGSSSLDVIGIGRAVEEAGQQGKICVYGTGLPTEAAKFLESGAINGIAFWDPKEAGIAMNKIAKMLIDGKTVKDGDDLGIPGYTKVTVTKGPGKGIIVRGQGWVNVDKSNYRQYPF, from the coding sequence ATGAAACGGAATCGGATCTGCGCAGCGATCGCGGCGGGCGCGCTGGCCGCGGCGGGCATCGGCGCCGCGTACGCGGCCGACAACCAGACGATCGTCACGGTGGTCAAGGTGACGGGCATCAACTGGTTCAACCGGATGGACGACGGCGTGAAGCAGTTCGCGAAGGACAACCCCGGCGTGACCGCGTACCAGACCGGCCCCGGCCAGGCGGACGCCGCGCAGCAGCTGAAGATCATCGAGGACCTGATCGCGAAAAAGGTCAATGCGATCGCGGTCGTGCCGTACGATCCGCCGACGCTCGAACCGGCGCTGAAGAAGGCGATGGACCGCGGCATCAAGGTCGTCACGCACGAGGCCGACAACGCGAAGAACACGATGGTCGACATCGAGGCGTTCGACAACACCGCGTACGGCGCGGGCCTGAACGAGCGGCTCGCGAGCTGCATGCACGGCGACGGCAAGTGGGTGGCGCTGGTCGGCTCGCTCGGCAGCCGCTCGCAGGTGCAGTGGGCGGACGGCGGCATCCAGAACGCGAAGGCGAAGTATCCGAAGATGCAGCTGGTCGAGCCGAAGCTCGAAACCAACAACGACGGCGAGCGCGCGTACGAGGTCGCGAAGGAGGTGCTGCGCAAGCATCCGGACCTGAAGGGTTTCCAGGGCTCGTCGTCGCTCGACGTGATCGGCATCGGCCGCGCGGTCGAGGAGGCGGGCCAGCAGGGCAAGATCTGCGTGTACGGCACCGGCCTGCCGACCGAGGCCGCCAAGTTCCTCGAAAGCGGCGCGATCAACGGCATTGCGTTCTGGGACCCGAAGGAGGCCGGCATCGCGATGAACAAGATCGCGAAGATGCTGATCGACGGCAAGACCGTGAAGGACGGCGACGATCTCGGCATTCCGGGCTACACGAAGGTCACGGTCACGAAGGGGCCGGGCAAGGGCATCATCGTGCGCGGCCAGGGCTGGGTGAACGTCGACAAGTCGAACTACAGGCAGTATCCGTTCTAA
- a CDS encoding sugar ABC transporter ATP-binding protein — translation MNQVASAGPFLQVVGIHKRFTGVHALRGVSLSFGRGQIYHLLGENGCGKSTLIKIISGAQPPDEGELIVEGVSHARLGALEALAAGIETVYQDLSLLPNMSVAENVALTGELAAHGGKLARTFDRRALARTAARALEAVGLPGDPAFQATLVEQLPLATRQLVAIARAIASEAKFVIMDEPTTSLTQKEVDNLIAVLANLRAQGVTVLFVSHKLDECYAIGGEVIVLRDGQKVAQGPIGDFTKAQISELMTGRLLSNERYREGGAGHDVVLEARGLARAGQFADVSFTLAAGEILGITGLLDSGRNELARALAGVAPAQAGEILLDGQPVKVASPADATRHRIGYVPEDRLNEGLFLDKPIRDNVITAMIPALRGRFGSIDRARADRLAREIVRDLQIATPDVERPVQSLSGGNQQRVLIGRWLAIEPRVLILHGPTVGVDVGSKDIIYRIMQRLALAGIATIIISDDLPELLQNCDRILLMKKGRIAAEYRADQLQEADLYHALLSEAA, via the coding sequence ATGAATCAGGTGGCATCGGCCGGCCCCTTCCTGCAGGTGGTCGGCATTCACAAACGCTTCACCGGCGTGCATGCGCTGCGCGGCGTGAGCCTTTCGTTCGGGCGCGGGCAGATCTATCACCTGCTCGGCGAGAACGGCTGCGGCAAGAGCACGCTCATCAAGATCATCTCGGGCGCGCAGCCGCCCGACGAAGGCGAGCTGATCGTCGAGGGCGTGAGCCACGCGCGGCTCGGCGCGCTGGAGGCGCTCGCGGCCGGCATCGAGACGGTCTATCAGGACCTGTCGCTGCTGCCGAACATGAGCGTCGCGGAAAACGTCGCGCTGACCGGCGAACTCGCCGCGCACGGCGGCAAGCTCGCGCGCACGTTCGACCGCCGCGCGCTCGCGCGCACCGCGGCGCGCGCGCTCGAAGCGGTCGGCCTGCCCGGCGACCCGGCGTTCCAGGCGACGCTCGTCGAACAGTTGCCGCTCGCGACGCGCCAACTGGTCGCGATCGCGCGCGCGATCGCGAGCGAAGCGAAGTTCGTCATCATGGACGAGCCGACGACGTCGCTCACGCAGAAGGAAGTGGACAACCTGATCGCGGTGCTTGCGAACCTGCGCGCACAGGGCGTGACCGTGCTGTTCGTCAGCCACAAGCTCGACGAGTGTTATGCGATCGGCGGCGAGGTGATCGTGCTGCGCGACGGCCAGAAGGTCGCGCAGGGGCCGATCGGCGACTTCACGAAAGCGCAGATCAGCGAGTTGATGACGGGCCGGCTGCTGTCGAACGAACGGTATCGCGAAGGCGGCGCGGGCCACGACGTCGTGCTGGAGGCGCGCGGCCTCGCGCGCGCAGGGCAGTTCGCGGACGTGTCGTTCACGCTCGCGGCCGGCGAGATACTCGGCATCACCGGCCTGCTCGACTCGGGCCGCAACGAACTGGCGCGCGCGCTCGCCGGCGTCGCGCCCGCGCAGGCCGGCGAGATCCTGCTCGACGGCCAGCCGGTGAAGGTGGCTTCGCCGGCCGACGCGACGCGCCACCGGATCGGCTACGTGCCGGAGGACCGGCTGAACGAAGGGCTCTTTCTCGACAAGCCGATCCGCGACAACGTGATTACCGCGATGATTCCGGCGCTGCGCGGCCGCTTCGGCAGCATCGACCGCGCGCGGGCGGACCGGCTCGCGCGGGAGATCGTCCGCGACCTGCAGATCGCGACGCCCGACGTCGAGCGGCCGGTGCAGTCGCTGTCCGGCGGCAACCAGCAGCGCGTGCTGATCGGCCGCTGGCTCGCGATCGAGCCGCGCGTGCTGATCCTGCACGGACCGACCGTCGGCGTCGACGTCGGCTCGAAGGACATCATCTACCGGATCATGCAGCGCCTCGCGCTGGCGGGCATCGCGACGATCATCATCAGCGACGACCTGCCCGAACTGCTGCAGAACTGCGACCGCATCCTGCTGATGAAGAAGGGGCGCATTGCCGCCGAGTACCGCGCCGACCAGTTGCAGGAAGCGGACCTGTATCACGCCCTCTTGTCGGAGGCCGCCTGA
- a CDS encoding ABC transporter permease: MKSWTTRVFADRQLTFLVAVNVLVVLAATALSRGQFVGIDNLQSMGGQLPELGLLALGIMLSMISGNGGIDLSGVGLANLSGMVAALVVPQFVSGDDSPALYTALFCAIVVAMGLAGGLLNGVIIARLRLTPILCTLGTQLLFTGLAVGISNGASVHVDYVDPLSDIGNGTVWQVPISFVIFVAALVVLGWVLSRSAFGLRLYLMGTNPKAAFYAGIPRARMLILTYTACGLLASLAGLISVTHTLSAKWDYGNSYLLIAILIAVMGGVNPSGGYGRIVCVFFAATVLQLLSSLFNLLGVSQFFGNCVWGALLLASLAFGGGERLRGIFGFARAGGERAR, from the coding sequence ATGAAGTCATGGACGACACGTGTTTTCGCGGACCGCCAGTTGACCTTCCTGGTCGCGGTGAACGTGCTGGTCGTGCTGGCGGCGACCGCGCTGTCGCGCGGCCAGTTCGTCGGCATCGACAACCTTCAGTCGATGGGCGGGCAGCTGCCCGAACTCGGGCTGCTCGCGCTCGGCATCATGCTGTCGATGATCTCCGGCAACGGCGGGATCGACCTGTCCGGCGTCGGGCTCGCGAACCTGTCCGGCATGGTCGCCGCGCTGGTCGTGCCGCAGTTCGTGAGCGGCGACGACTCGCCGGCGCTGTACACCGCGCTGTTCTGCGCGATCGTCGTCGCGATGGGGCTCGCGGGCGGGCTGCTGAACGGCGTCATCATCGCGCGGCTGCGGCTCACGCCGATCCTCTGCACGCTCGGCACGCAACTGCTGTTCACGGGGCTCGCGGTCGGCATCAGCAACGGCGCGTCGGTGCACGTCGATTACGTCGATCCGCTGTCCGACATCGGCAACGGCACCGTCTGGCAGGTGCCGATCTCGTTCGTGATCTTCGTCGCCGCGCTCGTCGTGCTCGGCTGGGTGCTGTCGCGCAGCGCGTTCGGGCTGCGCCTCTATCTGATGGGCACGAATCCGAAAGCCGCGTTCTACGCGGGCATTCCGCGCGCGCGGATGCTGATCCTCACGTACACCGCCTGCGGCCTGCTCGCGTCGCTCGCGGGGCTCATCAGCGTCACGCACACGCTCAGCGCGAAGTGGGACTACGGCAACTCGTATCTGCTGATCGCGATCCTGATCGCGGTGATGGGCGGCGTGAATCCGTCCGGCGGTTACGGGCGCATCGTCTGCGTGTTCTTCGCGGCGACCGTGCTGCAGCTGCTGTCGAGCCTGTTCAACCTGCTCGGCGTGTCGCAGTTCTTCGGCAACTGCGTGTGGGGCGCGCTGCTGCTCGCGTCGCTCGCGTTCGGCGGCGGCGAGCGGCTGCGCGGGATCTTCGGGTTCGCGCGGGCGGGCGGCGAGCGGGCGCGGTAG